In Paramormyrops kingsleyae isolate MSU_618 chromosome 5, PKINGS_0.4, whole genome shotgun sequence, one DNA window encodes the following:
- the iqce gene encoding IQ domain-containing protein E isoform X5 — translation MSAAVSDCQTEEELEDLGEDGFSVDTFISNAGQRPKKKKTPSKPPPSPKSPYLTSANLHPKKAAVWHSLKATGVPHSETLTMRVPGDFWVASLKGGLADIEGNQAKHSTSTNVPEYLKEAFGMRKPKYSRSSSNGYIPGTPDFKEKEDMYDEIIELKKCLQAQKSENDVMKTRIRRLEEDNSKKEKQIEQLLDPIKGSEYTRSLVDKKNDPSSVYYGLRQKILKLEQQCKEKDTAFNKLQSDLKTTNIEELKITVETYYEEVQRLRVLLASAESTEKSNAAENRAHLKQQKVLNAAVLKLSKNVKHLEEENKALREEVRRAMGSPSSTSRGYSDWSKQRLVRRVIELEKKIKDADFSNGTKSTNTNTGVADTDPIPQGAPAHSREKEALQECARLRGIVKRLREERANLQKELADRDAEIKRLSAERARAVKDVERAKTTQRDQARRHFREDFEKLTEKIKILESQLEEERHSTLKSSQHGELNIFQEQSSGGVRGEMQTSPASLRDDVHQATASAQEVQQHENGETEEMSAKSVHQRWQQHGLEDVILIQSAMRGHLTRQKSLNAKNHECKPSNFKSPQAECCDSVDTRHISDGAPDDVVVLLQSVFRGHLARSSLKATRPTENPAALSALRWDSKSTQKYKSKAHAVRAVVGSDEEEIEEDVPDVSTEEKQGATESSVYYSSLRRKQGPAQLDLHPAAESAKAGDSDDSDDIIISPSRPLRRRDIYF, via the exons ATGTCAGCAGCAGTCAGTGATTGTCAGACGGAAGAAGAACTAGAAGATCTG GGGGAAGATGGATTTTCAGTTGACACCTTTATCTCAAATGCCGGACAG AGAcccaagaaaaagaaaacacctTCAAAACCACCCCCATCTCCTA AATCACCATATCTGACAAGTGCAAACCTCCATCCAAAAAAAGCTGCAGTGTGGCATTCCTTAAAAGCCACCGGGGTCCCACACAGTGAAACCTTAACCATGCGAGTGCCTGGAGACTTCTGGGTGGCGTCTCTCAAAGGTGGACTCG CAGATATTGAGGGGAATCAAGCTAAACACTCCACTTCCACCAATGTGccagagtacctgaaggaaGCTTTTGGGATGAGGAAGCCGAAGTATTCCCGCTCTTCCAGCAATG GCTATATTCCAGGGACACCAGACTTCAAAGAGAAAGAAGACATGTACGATGAGATTATTGAGCTGAAGAAG TGTCTACAGGCTCAGAAGTCTGAAAACGATGTCATGAAAACCAGAATCCGTAGACTTGAAGAGGACAACAGCAAAAAGGAGAAGCAGATTGAGCAGCTCTTAGACCCTATCAAG ggatCTGAATACACAAGAAGCTTGGTTGACAAAAAGAATGACCCGAGTTCA GTCTATTATGGGTTGAGGCAGAAGATTCTGAAGCTTGAACAGCAATGCAAAGAGAAGGATACTGCGTTCAA CAAACTACAAAGTGATTTAAAGACTACCAACATAGAAGAACTGAAGATTACTGTGGAGACATACTATGAGGAG GTACAGAGACTAAGAGTCTTACTAGCCAGTGCGGAGTCAACAGAGAAGAG taatgctgctgagAACAGAGCACATCTGAAACAGCAGAAGGTTCTTAATGCAGCTGTCCTTAAACTGTCAAAAAACGTCAAGCATCTGGAAGAAGAGAATAAAGCTCTTAGGGAGGAGGTCAGGAGAGCGATGGGAAGTCCCTCCAGCACATCGAGAG GCTATTCCGACTGGAGCAAACAGCGACTGGTGAGACGGGTCATTGAGTTGGAAAAG AAAATCAAGGATGCTGATTTCAGTAATGGCACCAAGTCCACCAACACCAACACAGGGGTGGCCGACACAGACCCCATCCCACAGGGGGCGCCTGCGCACTCCAGAGAAAAAGAAGCACTTCAGGAGTGTGCCCGTCTGCGGGGGATAGTCAAGAGGCTCCGAGAAGAGAGGGCTAACCTCCAGAAGGAGCTTGCAGACAGAGA CGCTGAGATAAAGAGGCTGTCCGCAGAGAGAGCCCGAGCCGTGAAGGACGTCGAGAGGGCGAAGACGACACAGCGTGATCAGGCCCGTCGCCATTTCAG GGAGGATTTTGAAAAACTGacagaaaaaattaaaattctgGAGTCCCAGTTGGAAGAGGAAAGACATTCCACACTGAAATCTTCACAGCATGGTGAACTG AACATCTTTCAGGAGCAAAGCTCTGGAGGCGTAAGAGGAGAGATGCAGACGAGTCCGGCATCGCTGAGAGATGATGTCCACCAGGCGACTGCGTCTGCACAGGAAGTGCAGCAGCACGAGAATGGAGAGACGGAGGAAATGTCAGCAAAAAGCGTCCACCAGCGTTGGCAGCAGCACGGACTGGAG GATGTTATTTTAATTCAGTCTGCAATGCGAGGACATTTGACTCGGCAAAAAtcactaaatgctaaaaacCATGAATGCAAACCATCCAACTTTAAG AGCCCACAGGCAGAATGCTGTGACAGCGTCGATACACGTCACATCAGTGACGGAGCTCCGGATGACGTCGTGGTACTCCTGCAGTCTGTGTTCAGGGGACACTTGGCTCGGAGCTCCTTAAAAGCGACCAG gcCTACTGAGAACCCTGCAGCATTATCTGCACTAAGATGGGACTCCAAATCCACGCAGAAGTATAAATCGAAAGCCCACG ctgtgagagcagtcgtGGGAAGTGATGAGGAAGAAATTGAGGAGGATGTTCCTGATGTCTCTACTGAAGAGAAGCAGGGTGCCACAGAGTCCAGTGTGTACTACTCCTCTCTCAGGAGGAAACAAGGTCCAG CACAGCTAGACCTCCATCCGGCTGCTGAGTCTGCTAAAGCTGGGGATTCCGATGACTCTGATGACATCATAATTTCACCGTCCAGGCCCCTGAGACGACGGGACATTTATTTCTAG